In the Psychromicrobium lacuslunae genome, ACTCAATCAGCTGAGCTTCGGTCGAAATTTCGCTGGCATGCTCGGGGCGCAAACCGTCGGCGAGACGCTTCGCTCGCAGGAAATCGACTGTCAGCGGCTCGCGCACATCAGACATCATCGGATAGTCGATCAGCTTGGCCACGTCGAGTTCGTAGTCCAGCCAGCGGGCGTTCACCGCGTCGTGATCAGTGACCAGCCGTTCGGCTTCGCTGGGTCGCTGAGACTTTGGCTGTTGATTTGGTTGTTGATACTGCGTTGCCTGCTGATGCGCGGCTTGATAGGCCGCAGAGAGATCCGGCCCGGTTTGGCTAATGGGCTGAGGTCCATTACCTCGCAGCGTCGAGTAATCATCACCTCGTCCGCGTTCAGCACGTTTCCGGGAACGCTGATCCCAGCCAAAAGTTGCCCGGATGATGCCGCCAAATACCGGTAATAGGAAAATCAACCACCAGTGTGAGCCAATCCAGCCAAAAATTTGTCCCATCTCATCCACAGCGCATCACCCCTACATCCTGCCACGGCAGTGCATGGCCCTCAATGACGTTTGTCACCGAAGCCAAGCCGCGTCATCCCGTCATGAAGCCACCGGAGGTTCCCTGCGGGCAACCGAGTCGGTCAGGAACTGGCACAATGATCGAATGGAATTCATTGGGGTCTTGCTGGCTATTGTGCTGGTGGTCTGCGCGGTGAGCGCGATAGGTAAGAGAATCAATATCTCCGCGCCGCTGTTGCTCGTGGTGGTGGGCGCAGCTGCCTCGTTTATCCCCCAGGTGGAGGTGGAACTGAACCCAGAGATCATCCTGGTCGCCATCCTGCCACCGCTGCTCTTCGCCGCCGCCTATCAAACCTCGCTCGTTGATTTCCGCAGCAATAGGCGCGCTATCGGTCTGCTCTCGGTGGGTTATGTGATTTTCACCGCGCTCGGCGTCGGGTTGGTGGCTTATTGGGTTTTCCCCGGCATCTCGCTAGCTGCGGCGATCGCGCTGGGTGCAGTGGTCGCTCCCCCGGATGCTGTCGCCGCCACCGCGATCGCTCGCCGAGTCGGAATGCCCCGACGAGTTGTCAGCATTCTGGAGGGCGAATCCTTGGTCAACGACGCCACCGCGCTAGTCACCTTGCGCGCCGCGATCGCCGCCACCGGTGGGGTTATTTCGGTCTGGCAGACCGGTGCTCAGTTCCTCTGGGCAGCGGGCGGCGGCGTGGTGATCGGCGTCGTTGTAGCGATCATCCTGACCTTTATCCGCAAACGAGTACGCAACGTAGCGATCAATACGTCAATGTCCCTGGCCGCGCCGTTCCTGGCGTACCTACCGGCCGAGGAACTCCATCTCTTCGACATGCCGGCCTCTGGTGTGCTCGCCGTGGTGGTCTGCGGCCTGCTCATGGGTTTCAAGAGCCCGGCGATGCCCGGCGGTGCTTCCCGGATGAGCCAGCGCAGCAACTGGACCACGGTGCAGTTCCTCTTGGAGAATTCGGTTTTCTTAATCATTGGTTTGCAGGCTAAGACAATCATTCAGGAAGTCCAGGAGGATTCTCTGGGACTGGCCGCGATCTGGTGGGGTTGCCTCGCGGTACTTGTCGCCGTTCTTCTCTTACGACCCATCTGGGTCTTCCCAGCAACCTATTTGCCGCGACTCATTCCGGCGGTGCGCCAGGCCGACCCCAATCCTTCCTGGACCTCTCCGGCCATCATTTCCTGGGCCGGAATGCGCGGCGTGGTGACACTTGCTGCAGCGCTCACCCTACCCACCGAGCTACCGCATCGCGAAGTTCTTATCCTTGCCGCCCTGGTGGTGGTAGGTGGCACCTTAGCGCTGCAAGGCTTCACTCTGCCAGCCTTGGTCCGCACCCTCAAGGTGCGTGGCCCAGACAAACGCGAGGACCTACTCTCCGAGGCCGCCGTGATGCAGCGTGCCACCTCCGCTGGCGTGGCTCATCTGCGCGAAATCACCACCGATGATGATCCTCCGGAAGTGCTGGCAATGCTTAAGCGTCGCACCCAGGAGCGCGGCCTCGCGGCCTGGGAGCGACTGGGTAGGCCAGGTAGCGAGGCAATGACCCCCTCCCAGCGTTACGCACAGCTTCGCCAGGAGATGCTGGACGCAGAACGTCAGGAAGTGCTCAGCCTGCGGCGTGGCGGCGATTATCCTCATGAGGTGCTGGCCGAGGTGCTCAATCGACTTGATGTGGAGGAGTCGATGCTGGAAAGCGCCCTGGAAGACCCCGAGTTTGACGATCCCACCGAGGAGAGCATCACAGAGGGCGGCTGCGAACATCTGCAAGCTGCGCGTGACCGCCCGGTCCCCGAGACCTTGGTCTGCGAGGACTGCGTTAAGGAGGGCACCAGCACTGTGCACTACAGAATGTGCCTGAGCTGCGGCAAGGTGGCCTGTTGCGATTCCTCGGTGGGCCGACATGCGGATCGCCACTACCGGCAGAGCGGCCATCCGGTGATGCGTAGTGTGGAGACCGGTGAAAGCTGGCGGTGGTGCTATCCGGACGAGTTGCTGGGCTAGGTCCGTAGGGAACTTCGCTTAGATCTCAAAACCCGCTGCTTAGTTGTTCCCTGTGCTCGCTTCACAGTCAGCGCTGCCTAGGCTGCTGAGTGCTGTACCGTACCCTTGAAGGGTGACTCTTTTAGCTTCAGGCCTCGGGGCCTTTGACCTTCAGGCAGCTTTCCTCGGCGGACCGGTGCGTACCGGTCTGCTCCCGGATTGGCTCAACCCGATCAATATTCTGGACAACCCGGCTCTGGGTTTCTGGGTGATCGTGATCGCCTGTGGCATTATTTTCGCCGAGACCGGCCTGCTCCTCGGTTTCTTCCTCCCCGGTGATTCGCTGCTCTTCACCGCTGGGCTGTTGACCGCTGCGGGCAAGCTACCAATCAATATCTGGGTGCTGGTCCTGCTGCTGATAATCTGCGCAGTGGTAGGAAATCAGGTGGGTTATATGATCGGCGCAAAGGCCGGGCCAGCCATCTTCAACCGACCAGATTCACGGTTCTTCAAGCAGGAGAACATCACTAAAGCACACGAGTTCTTTGAGAAGCACGGCGGCAAAGCGCTTATTTTGGCCCGCTTCGTACCGATCGTCCGAACCTTTGTGCCGGTCATTGTTGGCGTAGCCCAGATGAACAAGCGGCACTTCACCATCTTCAATCTGGTTGGTGGCGTGCTTTGGGCTGGCGGCGTTACGCTGCTCGGCTTCATTCTGGGTGACCGAATCCCCTGGGTCACCGAGAACCTCGACTTGATCTTCATCTTGATCGTGCTGATCTCGGTAATCCCGATCATCATTGAGGTTATCCGCGGTTGGCGATCCCGTCGGAAGCAAGCCGAACAGAGCTAAGTCGGCCATCTCTTCTTGCTGAGTGTGCAGATCTACACGTTGTGAGTGCTCTAAAACGTGTAGAACTGCACACTCAGTTCTTTAAAAGCTCGGGTTCAGCGTTCTCCGGGCAATTCGCTCAGGGTGGCTATTACCGCAGGCAGCAACTTCCGGAAAGCCTGGCCGCGGTGCGAGATTCGATTCTTCTCGGTCGGGTCCAGTTCGGCGCAGGAAAGCTCCATGCCCTCGGGTTGCAGGATCGGATCGTAGCCGAAGCCATTACTTCCCCGCGGTTCACTGAGCAGAGTGCCCCGCAATTCGGCCAGCTCAACCACTTCGACGCCGGGGGCCACCAGCGCTGCTGCGCAGACGAATCCGGCGGCACGATGTTCGGCGGAGATATCGCCCAATTGGGCCAATAAGAGATGAAGGTTAGCCAGGTCATCACCGTGTTTTCCGGCCCAGCGCGCGGAGAAAATCCCCGGCGCACCACCGAGCACATCCACCGCTAAACCCGAGTCATCGGCAATCGCTGGCAGGCCGGTCGCGGCGCTCACGGCGTGGGCTTTGAGTAGCGCGTTTTCGGCGAAAGTCACCCCGGTCTCGACCACATCGGGGGCACCCGCCGCGGCTGCGTCGATTACCTGGGTGTCGACGTCAAGGTTCGGGACCTGGCCGCGCAACAACTCCCGCAGTTCCCGCAACTTACCTTGATTGTGGGTGGCCAGGATTAGCCGCGGCTCGGCCATCAGGACCATCGTCTCAGCTCAGCGTCTCGCGCTGGATCTCGGCCAGCTGAGCGGTGCCGAGCAGAGCCAGATCCAATAGCGCATTGAGCTCATCGCGATCAAAAGGCGCGCCCTCAGCGGTACCCTGCACTTCAACGAATTTACCGCTACCGGTCACCACCACATTCATGTCGGTCTCGGCACTGACATCTTCCACATAAGCCAGATCCAGCATAGGTTCGCCATCAATAATGCCCACCGATACCGCCGCTACGGTGTCCAACAGCGGTTGTGCTGAAGCTGAAATCAGTTTCTTCTCGCGGGCGAAGCGAATGGACTCGGCGAGCGCAACATAAGCGCCGGTGATTGCCGCCGTGCGGGTGCCGCCGTCGGCCTGCAGCACATCACAGTCCAGCACGATGGTGTTCTCGCCGAGCGCCTTGGTGTCGATGATGGACCGCAGCGAACGACCAATCAGCCGAGATATCTCATGCGTACGGCCGCCGATTTTTCCCTTCACCGATTCCCGGTCTGAACGGGTATTGGTCGCCCTTGGCAGCATCGCGTATTCAGCGGTAACCCATCCCTTGCCCTCACCGCGCAGCCAGCGCGGCACGCCTTCGGTCAGTGAGGCGGTGCAAAGCACCCGGGTGTTCCCGAACTCAATAAGAGCTGACCCTTCAGCCTGACTTGACCATCCTCTGGTGATCGATATATCCCGAAGTTGGTCCGCCGTCCGGCCATCCGCCCGAAGGTTTTCCGCTGAAGTATGTGATCCGCTCAATGACATGGTTCCAGCCTACCCAACCCTCACCTGTTGTCCCACCGACGACGCCCAGAGTGAAGAATGTACCGCTCTCAAGGGAACTGCCACCCCCTCCGCCACAATCCATGGGACAGCTCGGAAAGCTTGCCGGATCCGCGGACCAAACGGAGATGGTGGCCACTGACAAGATGGTCAGATGGTGTAGTGGACTCCGGCTACCGCGACGGCGACATCCCCCGGATAGACCGCCTTGGCCTCGGCGACCACCACGCTTGGCTCCGTCCAGACCGGAAGGTGGGTTAGCAAGAGTCGTCGCACGCCGGCCTGCACCGCGGCCTCGGCGGCTCGTTTACCGCTCAAATGGACGCCCTTAATGGCATCGTCCCGGCCCTCCTGGAAGGCAGCTTCGCAAAGAAAGAAATGCGCGTCCTGAGCAGCCTCCACCAGGCCTGGGCAGGAATCGGTGTCGCCCGAGTAACTCAGTACCACGGTGCGATCCACTCCGGTGCCGTCGTACTCGGTAACCTCCACCCGCAAAGCGTAGGCCTCTTCCATAGGGTGGTCGACGGCGTACGGGGTGATTCGAAACGGGCCGAGCTGCACCGCAGCTTTCTCCGTCCAAACCTTAAAATCAAACTCCTCGCTCATGCCAGGCTCGGGATCCAAACCGTAGGCAGTGGCAAGCCGGTCCGCTGTGGCGGCTGGCCCCCAGACCGGGATCCTACCCGCTGCCCAACCATCGGGATCCCAGCGCACCGCGACATGGAGGCCGCACAGGTCCATGCAATGATCGGGGTGCAGATGGCTCAGGAAAATTCCGTCAATATCCTGCAGATCCATGTATTTCTGTACCGCGCCGAGCGCCCCGCTGCCCAAATCCAGCAGAATCCGCCAAGCACGCTCACCGTCGTGAGCGGTCAGCAGGTAGCAGGAGGCAGGAGACTGCGGGCCGGGGAACGAGCCGCTACAGCCGACAATGGTGAGCTTCATCGACGCACTCCGCTCACAGTGCTCGCCGCTGCTGCGCTGCGGAGATCATTTCCGGCGTAATCCGGGCCAGCGATCCGGTGGGATAGTGTGCCGAAACGTGAGCGGCATGTTCCACCGAAATCACCTCCGGACCGAGGAATCGCCGGGCCAGGGACTCGAAGGTCTGCGCATCACCGGTCGCCACAAAACGATGTTCGGGTTGCTGCACCGCAGTACGCTCCAAGTGGTGTCGGACAAGCGCAGCGTAGACATCTTTAGCGGTTTCTTCCGCGCTGGAAACTAAGCTGACGCCATCGCCCATCACATAGGAAATCACCCCGGTGAGCAGTGGGTAGTGGGTGCAGCCGAGGATCAAAGTATCCACCCCGGCGGCCTTCAGCGGTGCCAGGTACCTCTCGGCGGTGCTAAGTAACTCCGGTCCCGAGGTAATGCCAGACTCCACGAATCGCACGAACTCTGGGCAGGCCACCGAGGTGATCTGCAGGTGCGGCGCCGCCGCAAAGTTATCCTCATAGGCTCGGGAAGTGACCGTGGCGGTGGTGCCGATGACGCCGATCTTACCGTTGCGGGTAGCGGCGACCGCTCGGCGCACCGCAGGTCGAATCACCTCAACGACTGGAATTCCCGCCTTTGCGGTGTACCGTTCACGAGCGTCAGAGAGCACCGCTGCAGTCGCTGAATTGCAGGCGATGACCAGCAACTTAACCCCGGAATCCACTAATTCATCCATCACCCCGAGGGCGTTCGCCCGCACCTCAGCGATCGGTAATGGCCCATACGGTGCATTCGCGGTATCGCCAACGTAGAGAATAGCCTCATGCGGCAGCTGATCGATCACGGCGCGGGCTACCGTCAAGCCGCCAACGCCAGAATCGAAAATTCCGATCGGCGATT is a window encoding:
- the murI gene encoding glutamate racemase, with amino-acid sequence MTASAGLSGVPELGTQSPIGIFDSGVGGLTVARAVIDQLPHEAILYVGDTANAPYGPLPIAEVRANALGVMDELVDSGVKLLVIACNSATAAVLSDARERYTAKAGIPVVEVIRPAVRRAVAATRNGKIGVIGTTATVTSRAYEDNFAAAPHLQITSVACPEFVRFVESGITSGPELLSTAERYLAPLKAAGVDTLILGCTHYPLLTGVISYVMGDGVSLVSSAEETAKDVYAALVRHHLERTAVQQPEHRFVATGDAQTFESLARRFLGPEVISVEHAAHVSAHYPTGSLARITPEMISAAQQRRAL
- a CDS encoding VTT domain-containing protein, producing MTLLASGLGAFDLQAAFLGGPVRTGLLPDWLNPINILDNPALGFWVIVIACGIIFAETGLLLGFFLPGDSLLFTAGLLTAAGKLPINIWVLVLLLIICAVVGNQVGYMIGAKAGPAIFNRPDSRFFKQENITKAHEFFEKHGGKALILARFVPIVRTFVPVIVGVAQMNKRHFTIFNLVGGVLWAGGVTLLGFILGDRIPWVTENLDLIFILIVLISVIPIIIEVIRGWRSRRKQAEQS
- the rdgB gene encoding RdgB/HAM1 family non-canonical purine NTP pyrophosphatase, with amino-acid sequence MAEPRLILATHNQGKLRELRELLRGQVPNLDVDTQVIDAAAAGAPDVVETGVTFAENALLKAHAVSAATGLPAIADDSGLAVDVLGGAPGIFSARWAGKHGDDLANLHLLLAQLGDISAEHRAAGFVCAAALVAPGVEVVELAELRGTLLSEPRGSNGFGYDPILQPEGMELSCAELDPTEKNRISHRGQAFRKLLPAVIATLSELPGER
- a CDS encoding MBL fold metallo-hydrolase, which codes for MKLTIVGCSGSFPGPQSPASCYLLTAHDGERAWRILLDLGSGALGAVQKYMDLQDIDGIFLSHLHPDHCMDLCGLHVAVRWDPDGWAAGRIPVWGPAATADRLATAYGLDPEPGMSEEFDFKVWTEKAAVQLGPFRITPYAVDHPMEEAYALRVEVTEYDGTGVDRTVVLSYSGDTDSCPGLVEAAQDAHFFLCEAAFQEGRDDAIKGVHLSGKRAAEAAVQAGVRRLLLTHLPVWTEPSVVVAEAKAVYPGDVAVAVAGVHYTI
- the rph gene encoding ribonuclease PH, which codes for MSLSGSHTSAENLRADGRTADQLRDISITRGWSSQAEGSALIEFGNTRVLCTASLTEGVPRWLRGEGKGWVTAEYAMLPRATNTRSDRESVKGKIGGRTHEISRLIGRSLRSIIDTKALGENTIVLDCDVLQADGGTRTAAITGAYVALAESIRFAREKKLISASAQPLLDTVAAVSVGIIDGEPMLDLAYVEDVSAETDMNVVVTGSGKFVEVQGTAEGAPFDRDELNALLDLALLGTAQLAEIQRETLS
- a CDS encoding Na+/H+ antiporter, coding for MEFIGVLLAIVLVVCAVSAIGKRINISAPLLLVVVGAAASFIPQVEVELNPEIILVAILPPLLFAAAYQTSLVDFRSNRRAIGLLSVGYVIFTALGVGLVAYWVFPGISLAAAIALGAVVAPPDAVAATAIARRVGMPRRVVSILEGESLVNDATALVTLRAAIAATGGVISVWQTGAQFLWAAGGGVVIGVVVAIILTFIRKRVRNVAINTSMSLAAPFLAYLPAEELHLFDMPASGVLAVVVCGLLMGFKSPAMPGGASRMSQRSNWTTVQFLLENSVFLIIGLQAKTIIQEVQEDSLGLAAIWWGCLAVLVAVLLLRPIWVFPATYLPRLIPAVRQADPNPSWTSPAIISWAGMRGVVTLAAALTLPTELPHREVLILAALVVVGGTLALQGFTLPALVRTLKVRGPDKREDLLSEAAVMQRATSAGVAHLREITTDDDPPEVLAMLKRRTQERGLAAWERLGRPGSEAMTPSQRYAQLRQEMLDAERQEVLSLRRGGDYPHEVLAEVLNRLDVEESMLESALEDPEFDDPTEESITEGGCEHLQAARDRPVPETLVCEDCVKEGTSTVHYRMCLSCGKVACCDSSVGRHADRHYRQSGHPVMRSVETGESWRWCYPDELLG